One part of the Raphanus sativus cultivar WK10039 chromosome 7, ASM80110v3, whole genome shotgun sequence genome encodes these proteins:
- the LOC108817299 gene encoding NAC domain-containing protein 82 → MGKTELAPGFRFHPTDVELVRYYLKRKVLGKKLLVDAIAELDIYKFEPSDLPDKSYIKSGDLKWHFFCPREKKYATGVRANRATEFGFWKTTGKERTVLCNGEVVGKIKTLVYHVGKSPRGERTDWVMHEYRLEDNVLTQKNIPQDTYVLCVLFKKDGPGPRNGAQYGAPFKEEDWSDEEHRTDIPNTSNAAIFLHGHNAETSPAVAPSHDSNKACVGGMISESCVSDFPPATATATNSVTAAHLTDAANTPVSAPLLDPNSSASMAQTLQAPNDDDDIYAMLDLFVEEDDYLRFCQTNNNEARHEANVSAPISLGEEVIFDDLPDFSSMHNNSIPRTPSYDLIENSELYLELQDLTTPLAPPHIWNVSDSYLTAPLAPTQLGNVSDSHLTAPFAPPQVGNGSDPFLSHQGHFDFSAAANDDAYGFP, encoded by the exons ATGGGGAAAACTGAACTGGCTCCTGGTTTTCGGTTTCATCCGACTGATGTTGAACTCGTGAGATATTACTTGAAGAGGAAAGTCTTGGGGAAGAAGCTCCTCGTTGATGCTATTGCTGAACTTGACATTTACAAGTTCGAACCCTCTGACTTACCAG ATAAGTCCTATATAAAGAGTGGGGATCTTAAGTGGCACTTCTTCTGCCCGAGGGAAAAGAAATATGCAACCGGTGTTAGGGCTAACCGTGCAACTGAGTTTGGTTTCTGGAAGACCACAGGGAAGGAACGAACCGTTCTGTGCAACGGTGAAGTCGTCGGAAAGATTAAGACTCTGGTTTACCACGTTGGTAAATCTCCTCGTGGGGAGCGGACTGATTGGGTTATGCATGAATACAGGCTTGAAGACAACGTGCTGACACAGAAGAACATTCCTCAG GATACTTATGTGCTGTGTGTTCTGTTCAAGAAAGATGGTCCGGGACCTAGAAATGGAGCTCAATATGGAGCTCCTTTCAAGGAAGAGGACTGGAGCGATGAGGAACATCGTACTGATATTCCCAATACTAGCAATGCCGCAATCTTCCTTCATGGGCATAACGCAGAAACCAGTCCGGCTGTGGCGCCTTCGCATGACTCTAATAAGGCTTGTGTTGGTGGCATGATATCTGAATCATGCGTCTCTGACTTCCCGCCAGCTACAGCTACAGCTACTAACAGCGTGACTGCAGCACATCTGACTGATGCAGCCAACACTCCTGTGTCTGCACCACTTCTTGATCCTAATAGCAGCGCCTCTATGGCGCAAACCCTTCAGGCTCCCAACGACGATGATGACATATATGCAATGTTGGATCTATTTGTTGAGGAGGACGACTACCTGCGTTTCTGTCAAACCAACAACAACGAG GCAAGACATGAAGCCAATGTCTCAGCTCCAATTAGCTTAGGAGAAGAAGTGATATTCGACGACCTACCCGACTTTAGCAGTATGCATAACAACAGCATTCCAAGGACACCCTCTTACGACCTGATTGAAAACTCGGAGCTATACTTGGAGCTCCAGGATCTCACTACTCCATTAGCACCACCCCATATCTGGAATGTCAGCGACTCTTACCTGACAGCTCCACTAGCACCAACCCAACTAGGGAATGTCAGCGACTCTCACCTGACAGCTCCATTCGCACCACCTCAAGTAGGGAATGGCAGTGACCCTTTTCTGAGCCATCAAGGCCACTTTGATTTCTCCGCTGCTGCTAATGATGATGCATATGGCTTTCCTTAG
- the LOC108817301 gene encoding probable gamma-secretase subunit PEN-2: MEASRSDESNLSPNLNRISNLNPAHNPIISSAQVWPTIDGPLGLTEEASVDYARRFYKFGFALLPFLWAVNCFYFWPVLRHSRAFPQIRNYVVRSAIGFSVFTALLSAWTLTFSIGGEQLFGPVWDKLVMYNVADRLGLSGLA, encoded by the exons atggaggCTTCACGGAGCGACGAATCCAATCTGAGCCCTAACCTCAATCGGATATCAAATCTGAATCCGGCTCATAACCCTATAATCTCTTCAGCGCAGGTTTGGCCGACGATCGACGGTCCGTTGGGATTAACGGAGGAAGCATCGGTGGATTACGCTCGTAGATTCTACAAGTTCGGGTTCGCTCTCTTGCCGTTTCTCTGGGCTGTCAATTGCTTCTACTTCTGGCCCGTTCTCCGTCACTCTCGGGCCTTCCCTCAGATCCGCAATT ATGTTGTTAGGTCAGCAATTGGATTCAGTGTCTTTACAGCACTTCTTTCGGCGTGGACATTGACATTCTCAATAGGTGGAGAACAACTTTTTGGCCCTGTTTGGGATAAGCTGGTTATGTACAACGTTGCTGATCGTCTTGGCTTGTCTGGCTTGGCCTAG
- the LOC108817300 gene encoding pentatricopeptide repeat-containing protein At1g62350 encodes MEGVGLRGCAGEILRLGFTVPRGVSGRNPILRRAMVIKMRDRSKNRKPLQRGRMLSIEAIQAVQALKRANTPPSPSSSSSMLDRVIDSKIRRLLKFDMVAVLRELLRQNECSLALKVFEEIRKEYWYKPHVRLYADMIAVMAGNSLLEEVNRLYAAMKSEKGLTAEIESFDTLLVILLNHKLFELVMDCYGFMQSIGYEPDRYSFRILVQGLESNGEMGLSAIVRQDALEYYGESLDFTEEVEDISSLLIPQWRR; translated from the exons ATGGAAGGGGTAGGACTTAGAGGTTGCGCTGGGGAGATTCTCCGTCTCGGATTTACAGTTCCACGTGGTGTCTCTGGCCGTAATCCGATCCTCCGGCGAGCTATGGTGATAAAGATGAGAGACCGGAGCAAGAACAGGAAACCACTCCAGAGAGGTCGGATGCTCAGCATCGAAGCGATTCAAGCCGTTCAAGCCCTGAAGCGAGCCAACACTCCTCCGtctccttcctcctcctcatcgATGCTCGATCGCGTAATCGATTCCAAAATCCGCCGGCTCTTGAAATTTGATATGGTCGCCGTTCTCCGGGAACTGTTACGCCAGAACGAGTGCTCTCTAGCTCTCAag GTTTTTGAAGAGATTCGGAAGGAGTATTGGTACAAGCCTCACGTGAGACTATACGCAGACATGATCGCTGTTATGGCGGGTAACAGCTTGCTAGAGGAGGTCAACCGTCTTTACGCAGCTATGAAATCAGAGAAGGGATTAACGGCTGAGATCGAGAGCTTCGACACACTCTTGGTGATTCTTCTGAATCACAAGCTGTTTGAACTTGTCATGGACTGCTACGGCTTTATGCAATCGATAGGGTACGAGCCTGATAGGTATTCCTTTAGGATCCTAGTCCAAGGTCTCGAGTCGAATGGCGAAATGGGCTTGTCGGCTATTGTTAGGCAAGATGCTCTCGAGTATTATGGCGAATCATTAGACTTTACTGAAGAAGTTGAAGACATCTCTAGTCTGTTGATCCCACAATGGAGGAGATAA
- the LOC108816269 gene encoding laccase-14, whose product MDFKLGISNTIVSTLTIVFSIFVFLTIQIVEAKVHRHTFTIKSKAYTRLCDTKKILTVNGKFPGPTLKAHRGDKLIVNVINKANYNMTLHWHGARQVRNPWSDGPEYITQCPIRPGERYVYQIDLTVEEGTIWWHAHSQWARATVHGAFIIYPKRGSSYPFPKPHREIPLILGEWWKKKNIMDIAGNANKTGGEPAISDAYTINGQPGYLYPCSKPDTFTMKVVRHRRYLLRIINAVMDEELFFAIANHTLTVVAKDGLYLKHFDTSYLMITPGQSMDVLLHANQRSGRYFMAARAYSSAFGAGFDKTTTTAILKYQGHPLTDKSNRETPVLPYLPPYNHTEATTRFTNQFRSYRTSNRPVNVPLKIDTRLLYAISVNLLNCSDDKACSGPFGKRFSSSVNNVSFVNPTVDILRAYYRRIGGVFQEDFPRNPPTEFNYTGENLPFPTRSGTRVVVLDFNSSVELVLQGTNVLASDNHPIHLHGYSFYVVGSGFGNFDRRKDPLKYNLVDPPEETTVGVPRNGWTAVRFVANNPGVWLLHCHIERHATWGMNTVFIVKDGPTKTSRMLKPPHDLPSC is encoded by the exons ATGGACTTCAAGCTCGGCATTTCAAACACAATCGTTAGCACATTGACTATAGTCTTCTCCATCTTTGTGTTTCTTACAATCCAAATCGTGGAAGCCAAGGTTCATCGTCACACCTTCACG ATAAAGTCAAAAGCGTACACCCGACTCTGTGACACCAAAAAGATATTGACAGTGAACGGGAAATTCCCCGGGCCGACGTTAAAGGCCCACCGTGGAGACAAACTCATCGTCAATGTCATCAACAAAGCAAACTACAATATGACCCTCCACTG GCATGGAGCGAGACAAGTAAGGAACCCGTGGTCGGACGGGCCTGAATACATAACTCAATGTCCGATTCGACCAGGCGAGCGTTATGTTTATCAAATTGATCTCACGGTTGAAGAAGGAACGATTTGGTGGCACGCACATAGCCAATGGGCACGTGCCACAGTCCATGGAGCGTTTATTATCTATCCCAAACGCGGCTCATCTTATCCTTTTCCCAAGCCTCACCGCGAGATTCCTCTCATTTTAG GTGAATGgtggaagaagaaaaacataatgGATATAGCAGGAAACGCTAATAAAACCGGAGGTGAACCGGCTATCTCAGATGCATATACCATAAACGGACAACCCGGTTATCTCTACCCCTGCTCTAAACCGG ACACATTTACAATGAAGGTAGTGCGCCATCGACGATACCTTCTCCGGATCATCAATGCAGTGATGGACGAAGAGCTCTTCTTTGCAATAGCAAACCACACCTTAACCGTTGTGGCTAAAGACGGGCTCTACTTAAAGCATTTCGATACTAGCTACCTAATGATCACTCCAGGCCAATCCATGGACGTCCTCCTCCACGCGAATCAGCGGTCAGGTCGTTACTTTATGGCGGCTCGAGCGTACTCCTCCGCCTTTGGTGCCGGTTTTGACAAAACCACCACCACTGCCATCTTAAAATACCAAGGTCATCCCTTAACCGATAAATCAAACCGGGAAACTCCGGTTTTGCCCTATTTACCTCCTTATAATCATACCGAGGCGACCACCCGGTTCACTAACCAATTCAGAAGCTATCGAACCAGTAACCGTCCGGTTAACGTCCCGCTTAAAATCGACACTCGTCTTCTCTACGCGATCTCCGTGAACTTGCTGAACTGCTCCGACGACAAAGCGTGTAGCGGGCCGTTCGGTAAGAGATTCTCGTCGAGCGTTAACAACGTCAGCTTCGTGAACCCGACGGTCGACATTCTCCGAGCTTATTACCGCCGCATCGGAGGCGTTTTCCAGGAGGATTTCCCGAGAAATCCGCCGACGGAATTCAATTACACCGGAGAGAATCTTCCGTTTCCGACGAGGTCTGGAACGAGAGTGGTGGTTCTCGATTTCAATTCGAGCGTCGAGCTGGTTCTGCAGGGGACGAACGTGTTGGCTTCGGATAATCACCCGATCCATCTCCATGGTTATAGCTTCTATGTGGTTGGTTCTGGATTTGGGAATTTCGATCGTCGGAAAGATCCGTTGAAGTATAACCTGGTTGATCCACCGGAGGAGACTACCGTTGGAGTTCCTCGTAATGGCTGGACCGCCGTCAGATTCGTAGCTAATAATCCAG GGGTGTGGTTGTTGCATTGCCATATAGAGAGACATGCTACATGGGGAATGAACACTGTGTTCATAGTGAAAGATGGACCGACCAAAACATCTCGAATGCTCAAGCCTCCTCATGATCTGCCTTCTTGTTAG
- the LOC108817298 gene encoding vacuolar protein sorting-associated protein 9A isoform X2, protein MAAQKELQKMNMYKAPRDKLMCILSCCKVINNLLLNASIASKENAPGADEFLPVLIYVTIKANPPQFHSNLMYIQRYRRQSKLVGEAAYFFTNLLSAESFISNIDAKSLSMDEADFENKMESARARLSGTGSQSYQTDHGAAPLPRDEPTAYNPKRETTLLQSQSSDSLSGTNETLNQNSGLPKIQKAESVSDLETKGAATLLNDSSEASKIFKEYPYMFASAGDLRVGDVEGLLNDYKQLVFKYVCLSKGLGDGATSLVSSSLPMQPSTESEDLTTVSSDVQTKTETDRSVDDLMRALQGEGDNVHKLSDVKQEDYGEDVVEEREVKEEVDTEDTDLKKQSGEREGDNSSSKKADADSKHLVAEDQNDPSR, encoded by the exons ATGGCTG CTCAAAAAGAGCTTCAGAAGATGAACATGTACAAAGCTCCTCGCGATAAGCTGATGTGTATTCTTAGCTGCTGCAAAGTGATTAATAACTTACTGCTAAATGCTTCTATTGCTTCCAAGGAGAATGCACCTGGAGCCGACGAGTTTCTTCCTGTTCTCATCTATGTTACTATAAAG GCTAACCCTCCGCAGTTTCACTCAAACTTAATGTATATACAAAGATATAGGCGTCAATCTAAACTGGTTGGTGAAGCTGCCTACTTCTTCACAAACTTGCTCTCTGCAGAGTCTTTCATCTCTAATATCGATGCGAAGTCCCTTTCTATGGATGAAGCTGACtttgaaaataaaatggaaTCTGCACGGGCACGTCTTTCTGGTACGGGAAGCCAGTCTTATCAAACTGATCACGGCGCTGCACCACTCCCTCGTGATGAACCCACTGCTTATAATCCCAAGAGGGAAACCACGCTTCTGCAATCACAATCGTCTGATAGTCTTTCTGGGACCAACGAGACTTTGAATCAGAACAGTGGACTACCGAAAATACAGAAAGCTGAATCCGTTTCAGATTTGGAAACCAAGGGTGCTGCCACGCTCTTGAACGATAGCAGCGAGGCAAGCAAGATCTTTAAAGAGTATCCTTACATGTTCGCCAGTGCTGGTGATTTAAGAGTGGGAGACGTTGAAGGGCTGCTAAATGATTACAAACAGCTCGTTTTCAAATATGTTTGCCTCTCCAAAGGCTTGGGTGATGGAGCAACCTCTTTGGTTTCATCAAGCTTACCTATGCAGCCGTCTACTGAATCTGAGGATCTCACAACAGTGTCTTCGGATGTTCAAACGAAAACCGAAACTGACCGGAGCGTTGATGATTTGATGCGAGCTTTGCAAGGTGAAGGAGATAATGTCCATAAACTTTCAGATGTAAAACAAGAAGATTATGGGGAAGATGTTGTAGAAGAAAGGGAAGTTAAAGAAGAAGTAGACACCGAAGACACTGATTTGAAGAAGCAaagtggagagagagagggtgACAATTCTAGTTCCAAAAAAGCAGATGCTGATTCCAAACATCTAGTTGCAGAAGATCAGAATGACCCTTCACGGTGA
- the LOC108815941 gene encoding uncharacterized protein LOC108815941 isoform X1 — translation MEQKPPVRKMKFAPKAPPKRVPKPEVKPEVVEDDNHSAQAAELLRRVTERSLRRPKGEKKVAASQVAWMGGVVNSTRSNRFSSGYAGGYGSNAPPQEISYQEPWDYYSYYPITLPLRRPNAGDPEVLDVDEFMKDVGNHEEALNTAADLALTEDSEEPKMLFMRLPAVPLANQSATTEARGSKPNNRGVAEKACDLKAASANGFMGKLLVYKSGAVKMKLGEVLYDVSPGLKSEFAQDVMAVNTDEKNCCLVGDVYKHAVLTPDIDSILKDIDNM, via the exons ATGGAGCAGAAACCACCAGTACGGAAG ATGAAGTTCGCGCCAAAAGCTCCCCCGAAGCGTGTGCCAAAACCGGAAGTTAAACC tGAAGTGGTTGAGGATGATAATCACAGTGCACAAGCTGCGGAGCTGCTACGTAGAGTCACT GAAAGATCATTACGTAGGCCAAAAGGAGAGAAGAAAG TTGCTGCTTCTCAAGTTGCTTGGATGGGTGGTGTGGTGAACTCAACGAGGTCAAATAGGTTCTCCAGTGGATATG CTGGAGGTTATGGCTCAAATGCTCCTCCGCAGGAGATATCGTATCAAGAACCATGG GATTATTACAGTTATTATCCGATCACACTTCCATTGAGGAGACCCAACGCAGGCGATCCAG AGGTTCTTGACGTGGACGAATTTATGAAGGATGTGGGAAATCATGAAGAGGCACTCAACACAGCTGCTGATCTCGCTCTTACG GAAGATAGTGAAGAACCTAAAATGCTTTTTATGAGGTTACCGGCTGTTCCTTTGGCAAATCAATCGGCAACAACAGAAGCCCGTGGAAGCAAGCCAAACAACAGAGGTGTTGCTGAAAAGGCTTGTGATTTAAAAGCCGCCTCGGCAAATGGTTTCATGGGAAAACTTCTAGTCTACAAAAGCGGTGCTGTCAAGATGAAACTCGGTGAAGTGCTTTATGAT GTAAGCCCAGGGTTGAAGAGCGAGTTTGCACAAGATGTGATGGCGGTTAACACAGATGAGAAGAACTGTTGTCTGGTTGGAGATGTGTACAAGCATGCAGTTTTGACTCCTGATATTGATTCTATCTTAAAAGATATCGACAACATGTGA
- the LOC108815941 gene encoding uncharacterized protein LOC108815941 isoform X2, translated as MIITVHKLRSCYVESLSLRRPKGEKKVAASQVAWMGGVVNSTRSNRFSSGYAGGYGSNAPPQEISYQEPWDYYSYYPITLPLRRPNAGDPEVLDVDEFMKDVGNHEEALNTAADLALTEDSEEPKMLFMRLPAVPLANQSATTEARGSKPNNRGVAEKACDLKAASANGFMGKLLVYKSGAVKMKLGEVLYDVSPGLKSEFAQDVMAVNTDEKNCCLVGDVYKHAVLTPDIDSILKDIDNM; from the exons ATGATAATCACAGTGCACAAGCTGCGGAGCTGCTACGTAGAGTCACT ATCATTACGTAGGCCAAAAGGAGAGAAGAAAG TTGCTGCTTCTCAAGTTGCTTGGATGGGTGGTGTGGTGAACTCAACGAGGTCAAATAGGTTCTCCAGTGGATATG CTGGAGGTTATGGCTCAAATGCTCCTCCGCAGGAGATATCGTATCAAGAACCATGG GATTATTACAGTTATTATCCGATCACACTTCCATTGAGGAGACCCAACGCAGGCGATCCAG AGGTTCTTGACGTGGACGAATTTATGAAGGATGTGGGAAATCATGAAGAGGCACTCAACACAGCTGCTGATCTCGCTCTTACG GAAGATAGTGAAGAACCTAAAATGCTTTTTATGAGGTTACCGGCTGTTCCTTTGGCAAATCAATCGGCAACAACAGAAGCCCGTGGAAGCAAGCCAAACAACAGAGGTGTTGCTGAAAAGGCTTGTGATTTAAAAGCCGCCTCGGCAAATGGTTTCATGGGAAAACTTCTAGTCTACAAAAGCGGTGCTGTCAAGATGAAACTCGGTGAAGTGCTTTATGAT GTAAGCCCAGGGTTGAAGAGCGAGTTTGCACAAGATGTGATGGCGGTTAACACAGATGAGAAGAACTGTTGTCTGGTTGGAGATGTGTACAAGCATGCAGTTTTGACTCCTGATATTGATTCTATCTTAAAAGATATCGACAACATGTGA
- the LOC108814704 gene encoding protein LIN1 isoform X1 yields the protein MTIPTSNHLTVPTFCIQLACAYAKIWILSGREKRVRFPKGRKKSKPEELVEEDTVARRRARDAASERARLRNQNTASLFVDDDGVDDPEERYENDGNRTEDGIQIEAFSLDREKEEGYFDGDGNYVEYVREKEDKDAWLDSIEMNPMYIGRSTANDTEKEEDGGDEKPADELSKEDVAVLKRRIASVLEPGETVLRALRRLKGNSNNRKEKMDSETKVIFDQLTEDANKLIQNGDYNVYNEDQDVFQREVDEYERLAQERAKDCDMFGDDEEDTAGAVQPGVTNDGSDYVYDESSGYYYSSSLGYYYDPNTGLYCYAATGKWYKYNAETKEYEEVVAEVAPVEV from the exons ATGACGATTCCGACAAGCAACCACC TTACAGTGCCTACGTTTTGTATACAACTTGCGTGTGCATACGCTAAGATTTGGATTCTCTCTGGCAGAGAAAAGCGAGTTCGGTTTCCAAAGGGGAGGAAGAAATCTAAACCCGAGGAGCTCGTCGAGGAAGATACTGTTGCTCGACGCCGAGCTCGTGATGCTGCTTCGGAGCGTGCGCGGCTTCGCAATCAGAATACTGCTTCGCTCTTTGTTGATGATGACGGTGTTGATGACCCCGAGGAGAGATACGAG AACGATGGGAACCGTACGGAAGATGGGATCCAGATTGAAGCTTTTAGTCTTGACAGAGAGAAAGAGGAAGGATACTTTGATGGTGATGGGAACTATGTTGAGTATGTTAGAGAGAAGGAAGACAAG gATGCATGGCTTGACAGTATTGAGATGAATCCGATGTATATTGGACGATCTACTGCTAATGATActgagaaggaagaagatggtGGGGACGAGAAACCAGCGGATGAACTTTCGAAAGAAGATGTTGCAGTCCTAAAGAGGCGTATTGCTAGCGTCCTTGAACCAGGAGAAACG GTCCTGCGTGCTTTAAGGAGGTTGAAAGGGAACTCTAATAATCGCAAAGAGAAGATGGATTCTGAGACAAAGGTCATCTTTGACCAGCTTACTGAGGATGCCAACAAGCTCATCCAGAATGGAGATTACA ATGTTTATAATGAGGATCAAGATGTTTTTCAGCGTGAAGTTG ATGAATATGAGAGACTGGCTCAAGAAAGAGCAAAAGATTGTGATATGTTTGGCGATGACGAAGAAGATACAGCTGGAGCCGTGCAACCAGGGGTCACAAATGATGGATCTGATTATGTCTACGATGAGTCTTCAGG GTACTACTACAGCAGCAGCCTTGGTTACTACTATGATCCGAACACTGGACTTTACTGCTATGCAGCAACCGGCAAATG GTACAAGTACAACGCAGAGACGAAGGAATATGAAGAGGTGGTTGCTGAAGTTGCTCCGGTGGAAGTTTAA
- the LOC108814704 gene encoding protein LIN1 isoform X2, translating into MAESSSRKNLKRSFLEDDDSDKQPPEKRVRFPKGRKKSKPEELVEEDTVARRRARDAASERARLRNQNTASLFVDDDGVDDPEERYENDGNRTEDGIQIEAFSLDREKEEGYFDGDGNYVEYVREKEDKDAWLDSIEMNPMYIGRSTANDTEKEEDGGDEKPADELSKEDVAVLKRRIASVLEPGETVLRALRRLKGNSNNRKEKMDSETKVIFDQLTEDANKLIQNGDYNVYNEDQDVFQREVDEYERLAQERAKDCDMFGDDEEDTAGAVQPGVTNDGSDYVYDESSGYYYSSSLGYYYDPNTGLYCYAATGKWYKYNAETKEYEEVVAEVAPVEV; encoded by the exons ATGGCTGAGAGTTCATCGAGGAAGAACCTCAAACGTTCCTTCTTAGAAGATGACGATTCCGACAAGCAACCACC AGAAAAGCGAGTTCGGTTTCCAAAGGGGAGGAAGAAATCTAAACCCGAGGAGCTCGTCGAGGAAGATACTGTTGCTCGACGCCGAGCTCGTGATGCTGCTTCGGAGCGTGCGCGGCTTCGCAATCAGAATACTGCTTCGCTCTTTGTTGATGATGACGGTGTTGATGACCCCGAGGAGAGATACGAG AACGATGGGAACCGTACGGAAGATGGGATCCAGATTGAAGCTTTTAGTCTTGACAGAGAGAAAGAGGAAGGATACTTTGATGGTGATGGGAACTATGTTGAGTATGTTAGAGAGAAGGAAGACAAG gATGCATGGCTTGACAGTATTGAGATGAATCCGATGTATATTGGACGATCTACTGCTAATGATActgagaaggaagaagatggtGGGGACGAGAAACCAGCGGATGAACTTTCGAAAGAAGATGTTGCAGTCCTAAAGAGGCGTATTGCTAGCGTCCTTGAACCAGGAGAAACG GTCCTGCGTGCTTTAAGGAGGTTGAAAGGGAACTCTAATAATCGCAAAGAGAAGATGGATTCTGAGACAAAGGTCATCTTTGACCAGCTTACTGAGGATGCCAACAAGCTCATCCAGAATGGAGATTACA ATGTTTATAATGAGGATCAAGATGTTTTTCAGCGTGAAGTTG ATGAATATGAGAGACTGGCTCAAGAAAGAGCAAAAGATTGTGATATGTTTGGCGATGACGAAGAAGATACAGCTGGAGCCGTGCAACCAGGGGTCACAAATGATGGATCTGATTATGTCTACGATGAGTCTTCAGG GTACTACTACAGCAGCAGCCTTGGTTACTACTATGATCCGAACACTGGACTTTACTGCTATGCAGCAACCGGCAAATG GTACAAGTACAACGCAGAGACGAAGGAATATGAAGAGGTGGTTGCTGAAGTTGCTCCGGTGGAAGTTTAA
- the LOC108817298 gene encoding vacuolar protein sorting-associated protein 9A isoform X1 — protein MENTDVFPGLHDFLERMRKPSAGDFVKSIKSFIVSFSNNAPDPEKDSEAVQEFFTKMEAAFRAHPLWSGSSEEQLDNAADGLEKYVMTKLFTRVFASNTEDVISDEKLFQKMSLVQQFISPESLDIQPTFQNETSWLLAQKELQKMNMYKAPRDKLMCILSCCKVINNLLLNASIASKENAPGADEFLPVLIYVTIKANPPQFHSNLMYIQRYRRQSKLVGEAAYFFTNLLSAESFISNIDAKSLSMDEADFENKMESARARLSGTGSQSYQTDHGAAPLPRDEPTAYNPKRETTLLQSQSSDSLSGTNETLNQNSGLPKIQKAESVSDLETKGAATLLNDSSEASKIFKEYPYMFASAGDLRVGDVEGLLNDYKQLVFKYVCLSKGLGDGATSLVSSSLPMQPSTESEDLTTVSSDVQTKTETDRSVDDLMRALQGEGDNVHKLSDVKQEDYGEDVVEEREVKEEVDTEDTDLKKQSGEREGDNSSSKKADADSKHLVAEDQNDPSR, from the exons ATGGAGAACACAGACGTATTCCCTGGGCTGCACGATTTTCTCGAGCGGATGCGTAAACCTTCCGCCGGCGATTTCGTCAAATCCATTAAAAG TTTCATTGTCTCATTCTCGAACAATGCACCAGACCCAGAGAAAGATAGCGAGGCAGTTCAGGAGTTCTTTACCAAGATGGAGGCTGCTTTCAGGGCTCATCCGCTTTGGTCCGGTTCTTCTGAGGAGCAGTTAGACAATGCTGCAGAT gGACTTGAGAAGTATGTCATGACAAAGTTGTTTACGCGGGTATTTGCATCAAACACTGAGGATGTAATCTCCGATGAGAAACTCTTTCAGAAAATGTCATTAGTTCAGCAATTCATTTCTCCTGAAAGCTTGGATATACAACCTACTTTTCAAAACGAAACGTCATGGCTG TTAGCTCAAAAAGAGCTTCAGAAGATGAACATGTACAAAGCTCCTCGCGATAAGCTGATGTGTATTCTTAGCTGCTGCAAAGTGATTAATAACTTACTGCTAAATGCTTCTATTGCTTCCAAGGAGAATGCACCTGGAGCCGACGAGTTTCTTCCTGTTCTCATCTATGTTACTATAAAG GCTAACCCTCCGCAGTTTCACTCAAACTTAATGTATATACAAAGATATAGGCGTCAATCTAAACTGGTTGGTGAAGCTGCCTACTTCTTCACAAACTTGCTCTCTGCAGAGTCTTTCATCTCTAATATCGATGCGAAGTCCCTTTCTATGGATGAAGCTGACtttgaaaataaaatggaaTCTGCACGGGCACGTCTTTCTGGTACGGGAAGCCAGTCTTATCAAACTGATCACGGCGCTGCACCACTCCCTCGTGATGAACCCACTGCTTATAATCCCAAGAGGGAAACCACGCTTCTGCAATCACAATCGTCTGATAGTCTTTCTGGGACCAACGAGACTTTGAATCAGAACAGTGGACTACCGAAAATACAGAAAGCTGAATCCGTTTCAGATTTGGAAACCAAGGGTGCTGCCACGCTCTTGAACGATAGCAGCGAGGCAAGCAAGATCTTTAAAGAGTATCCTTACATGTTCGCCAGTGCTGGTGATTTAAGAGTGGGAGACGTTGAAGGGCTGCTAAATGATTACAAACAGCTCGTTTTCAAATATGTTTGCCTCTCCAAAGGCTTGGGTGATGGAGCAACCTCTTTGGTTTCATCAAGCTTACCTATGCAGCCGTCTACTGAATCTGAGGATCTCACAACAGTGTCTTCGGATGTTCAAACGAAAACCGAAACTGACCGGAGCGTTGATGATTTGATGCGAGCTTTGCAAGGTGAAGGAGATAATGTCCATAAACTTTCAGATGTAAAACAAGAAGATTATGGGGAAGATGTTGTAGAAGAAAGGGAAGTTAAAGAAGAAGTAGACACCGAAGACACTGATTTGAAGAAGCAaagtggagagagagagggtgACAATTCTAGTTCCAAAAAAGCAGATGCTGATTCCAAACATCTAGTTGCAGAAGATCAGAATGACCCTTCACGGTGA